The following are encoded together in the Lactuca sativa cultivar Salinas chromosome 1, Lsat_Salinas_v11, whole genome shotgun sequence genome:
- the LOC111882053 gene encoding uncharacterized mitochondrial protein AtMg00810-like gives MKIPQGFSKENETRVCRLQKSLYGLKQASRNWYHKFTKFLLSINFHQSKADHSLFLQDHDDSYIAILIYVDDVIITGNNLDRIQQTKTQLDKAFSIKDHGPLKYFLGIEVAKTSDGLVLSQRKYVLDILKDSGMLGCKPSSFPIEQNLKLDRREEEAQVDGTQYRRLVGRLPYLQATRPDVTYVVNVLSQFVSDPRHSHMQAMIRVLRYLKGTPGQGILLPRIGEPVLTAFCDSDWLGCPYTRRPRTGYLLMLGGAPISWKTKKQSVVSRSSAEAEYRAMASTVSEVLWVRWLFKDLQVVIDSPTTLFCDNQAARHIANNPVFHERTKHVEMNFFFVRERVSSREVVLMKIDSKMQVADLLTKGLGTNQLQFLLGKIGVKNLHAPS, from the coding sequence TTTTGAGCATAAATTTTCATCAATCTAAAGCCGATCACTCACTATTTTTACAAGATCATGACGACAGTTACATTGCCATTCTGATTTATGTGGATGACGTCATTATAACTGGAAACAATTTAGACAGAATTCAACAAACAAAAACGCAACTCGACAAAGCCTTCAGTATCAAAGACCATGGACCTTTAAAGTACTTCCTTGGTATAGAAGTGGCAAAAACTTCCGATGGTTTGGTTTTGAGTCAAAGAAAGTATGTTTTGGACATTCTCAAAGATAGTGGAATGTTGGGGTGTAAACCAAGTTCCTTTCCCATTGAACAAAACTTAAAGCTAGACCGACGAGAAGAAGAAGCTCAAGTTGATGGTACTCAATATCGCAGACTTGTAGGTCGGCTTCCTTATCTCCAAGCTACACGTCCTGATGTTACCTATGTAGTTAATGTGTTGAGTCAATTTGTATCTGATCCACGACATAGTCACatgcaagccatgattcgagtCTTAAGATATCTAAAGGGAACACCGGGGCAAGGAATACTTTTGCCACGAATTGGAGAACCAGTGTTGACAGCTTTCTGCGACTCTGACTGGCTCGGATGCCCATACACGAGACGTCCCAGAACAGGTTACTTACTTATGCTTGGAGGTGCCCCGATTTCTTGGAAAACAAAGAAACAATCAGTTGTGTCGCGTTCTTCCGCTGAAGCTGAATATCGAGCTATGGCCTCCACAGTAAGTGAAGTCTTATGGGTTAGATGGCTCTTCAAAGACTTGCAAGTTGTCATTGACTCGCCAACCACGTTGTTTTGCGATAATCAGGCGGCACGTCATATAGCTAACAATCCAGTGTTTCATGAACGAACAAAACATGttgaaatgaattttttttttgttcgtGAGAGGGTTTCTTCTCGAGAAGTCGTGCTAATGAAGATTGACAGCAAAATGCAAGTTGCTGACTTGTTGACAAAAGGTCTTGGTACAAATCAACTTCAATTTCTGCTTGGCAAGATAGGCGTTAAGAACCTACACGCTCCATCTTGA